ATAAACATCCATCTGTCTTTGCTCCTTTTTTCTGCTTGCAGAAAAAGGCCACAAAAGCGGCCTTATGCTGTTAATCTTTTTCTACCTTTTTGTCTTCTTCTCTTAATAACATTTCTTCCTGATAGAGTTCTCATTCTCTTTCTAAAGCCATGCTCTCTTTTTCTTTGCTTCTTTTTTGGCTGATAAGTCATCCACATAATCCACACAACTCCTTTCTTCAAGTTTAATATTTAATAACATTTATTTAACATTATAAAATTCAATAAGCATAATTACTTCTGAAACCGAATATTAAAAACAAAAATCTAACTTTTTAAATACATTTACAGTAGAAACACTAAATCCATCCTAAAGTTTCACTATTAAATTATATATTCACTAAGTTACAATGTCAAT
This genomic interval from Clostridium kluyveri contains the following:
- the rpmH gene encoding 50S ribosomal protein L34, which codes for MWMTYQPKKKQRKREHGFRKRMRTLSGRNVIKRRRQKGRKRLTA